The Pedobacter ginsengisoli region TCTGCTTAGAGAATTCAGTAATAAAGGGTAATCGTGGCCGTTACAGTTTATGTAAAAACTATAATCTATCCCACCCCCTATGAAAAACAAAATATCGCCCCTAACCCTATTCCAGCCCAACAAGCTAAGGGTTTTACTATCCTTAGGTCTTAAAGGTTACCTGGCTGATAAAGGATGGTTTGATGCCTATAAAACAAAATCGGCTATTGATGAAGCCGGAAAACCTATTGCCTGGGTCACGTATTCTTTTATTGATTTTATTAAAGAAAGGCTTAATAAATTGCAATCCGTATTTGAGTTTGGTTCAGGTAATTCAACTTTCTTTTATGCCGGTCTGGCAGGAGAAGTTTACTCTGTTGAGCATGACAAAATTTGGTTCAAGAAAAATAAGGCATCAATGCTCCGGAATGTCCATCTTATTTTTTGCAATCTTATTCCTAACGGAGACTATTGCAGGAGTGCAGAGCATACTAAAAAGAAATTTGATGTTATTATTATTGATGGAAGAGATAGGGTAAATTGCTGTAAACATGCAATCAATGCTTTAACTAAAAAAGGTGTTGTAGTATTAGATGATTCGGAAAGAAGTCAGTATGCAGAAGGTGTATCCTTTTTAATGCAAAATGGTTTTAAACACATTCCGTTTTCAGGAATTGCACCCGGAGTAATTATATCTAAATGCACCTCTGTGTTTTATAGACCAAACAATTGTCTTAATATATAATCAATCAGCTAAGTGTATATGCAAAGTAAGAATTTCGCATATCTTAAATATTAAATCGTAAAATAACATTTTTTATTACTCTTTAGATACTGTAATTTAAGTTGACAATTTATTTGAATTTTTATTTGTTTCTTTAACCATTTAATAAGAACTATTGATATTAAACATTACTTTGTTTAGTATTAAACTACAGACTTATTAAAGAAGGATAAACAAATTAAAACGATATATTATTAAACTAGATTCGAAACAATTGGTTTTTGAGGCAATGGCTATTCTGCGTGAAAGCAATGCAGATACCTTGCCCGTGTATGAAGGCAATAGTTTTATTGCCAACATTTCTTATGAGGATCTTATAGATTTTTTAAATCAACTGGATAATGGTAAAAACATATATTTCCATAAGTTAAATTTTGACCTGGGAACGGTTCTAATAAAAACCAGAGATAAGAAACTTAAGCCTAAAAAGATATCAACCATACTTGTACGTGTGGCTGTAATAGCTTTTACAATTTTAGGGTTTGCCTGGTTCTCTTTTAATAACAATAAGATTGAGTGGCCAGCTGCTTTCAGGAATGAAACCAAGGTTGTAAATTCAAAGAGTATTGTTCCAGGTTCTAACAAGGCAACATTAACGCTTGCTAATGGTGAAACTATAAGCTTAAGTGGATCACAAACCGGAATTGTGATTAATGGAAGTAATATAACTTATTCTGATGGCACTCGCATTGAGGCAGGAAACGAACACAATTCTTCGACTTCGCAGTTTAATGACCTGAAGTTAAGTACCCCCTCCGGAGGTCAATACCAAGCTACATTGGCAGATGGCACTAAAGTTTGGTTAAATGCAAAATCAAGTTTAAAATTCAACTTAAGTTTTGCCAATTCAGCTCAGCGTAAAGTGGAATTAAATGGAGAGGCCTATTTTGAAGTAACAAAAAATGCTAGGCAACCTTTCATTGTAATAGCCAGCAAACAGCAGACAGAGGTATTAGGTACTCATTTTAATATTAGTAGTTATGCTGATGAAAGAGGTATAAAAACTACATTATCAGAGGGTAGTATTAAAGTTAGTTCATTAGCGGTTCAACCCAACCAGCATGATAATGGGGTAATCCTTAAACCCGGCCAACAATCTACTTTTATTGTTGATAAGCCAATAGAGATTGACCAAATTGATGCTGATGATGCTATTGCCTGGAAAGATGGAAAATTCGCATTCAGAAAAGAGCCTTTAGAAAGTATTATGCGTAAACTGGCCAGATGGTATGATGTTGAAATTGTATACCAAGATCCTGAGATAAGCAAACAGATTTTAGGGGGTTCCTTTACCAGATCCGAAGAGATATCCAGTGTATTAACAACGCTTGAGCTTACGGGAGATGTGCACTTCAAAATACAAGGCAAAAAGGTTGTAGTGGCAAAATAATGAAAGTAAATTCGCTGCTAGCATGCTCAATATTGCTCTTACTTAGTTCGTCGGCAATAGGTCAGAAATTAAATCTTGTCCAAAAAAGGATTAAGCTTGTTCAGGTTTTCAAAGAAATAACACGGCAAACTGATTATCAGGTAATCTGGAATGAACAGAAACTAAATGCTGATAAAAGGATTGACGCTGATTTTGTTACTACCCCGTTGCCCGAGGTTATGAATCGTATTTTATCTGGTCTGCCTCTTACCTATGTCATCTCAAAAAAAATGATCGTTATAAAAGCATCCTCTACTATTGACATAAATGGTACGGTAACAAATGAGGAAGGTGAATTATTGCAGGGTGCAACTATCAAAGTAAAAGGGCAAGACAAATCCGCTATTACAGATTTAAAGGGTAAATATCTATTAAAGCAAATAGATACCGGAGCCGTGCTGATCATTTCTTATATAGGTTATCAAAACAAAGAATCCTGGGCATTAAATACAGGAAATGTAACTCTATCCTTAAAAACTGATGATTTAAAGGAAATAGAAATAGTAAGTACAGGTTATCAAAAAATAGCAAGGGAAAGGGCAACAGGAAGTTTTGCACTGGTAGATAGTGCGCAATATACCCGTAGGGTAAGTAAAGATGTATTTTCCAGGCTAGAAGGCATTACAAGTGGTTTATTATTTAATAAAAACACATTAATTTCAAATCAAGGAGCTTTAGATTTATCGGTTCGTGGCCGAAGTACCATTTTTGCAAACGACCAGCCCCTTATTATTCTGGATAATTTCCCATTTAACGGAGAATTGAATTCTATAAACCCAAATGATATTGCTTCAATTTCAGTATTAAAAGATGCAGCAGCTGCATCTATTTGGGGAGTAAGAGCGGGAAATGGAGTTATAGTAATTACTACCAAAAGAGGCAGGAATAAACAGCCATTAAGGGCCTTTGTAAATTCTAATCTTACCATTTCTGGCAAGCCAGATCTTACCTATAATCCAAACTACTTGTCTTCGTCTGACTATATAGATATAGAAACATACCTGTTCAATAATGGAAAATACGACGAAATATTAAATGATCCTCAAAGCAACTTAATAGTTTCTCCTGTAATACAAATCCTGAACAAACAGCGAATGGGGCAATCTTCAGATGAGACAAATAAACAGCTAAATATTTTAAGAGCTAAAGATGTACGTAATGATGAACTAAAATATTTTTACAGAAAGCCGGTTAGCCAGCAATATGCTGCATCATTAAGCGGAGGAACCAATCAGTCAAACCATTATTTTTCAGCAGGTTACGATAAAACCAATACTACAATTGTAGGAAATAACAATAACAGGATTACTATAAATAGTCAAAATAGCATTCGGCCGGTTAAAAATCTTGAACTCGAAGTTGGGTTGTATTATATAAAATCAAGTTCAAAAATAGATAGCACAATAGCCAATTTAACATCACTTATTACTCCTTATTATCAGTTCAAAGATGAAAATGGTCAAAATGCAATACTTGAACGAGACTTTAATTCCCATTTTAAGAATGAGGCAATTAACAAAGGTTTTTTAGATTGGCAATATGTACCTTTAAATGAATTAGGGAAATCTCAAGATAGGATAAACAACAATGATTTTCGATTAAATGGAGGGCTAACTTATAACATAATTCCTGAACTAAGTGCCACTATTAAATATCAGTATCAGCTCATTGATAGTAAGAGATCGATTTATGAAAATATTGACACTTACCATGTCAGGAGCCTAATTAATCAATATTCCATTTTAACTTCCGGCACAGTTAGTGGCTATAATATTCCTCTTGGAGGTATTCTTAATACTACGGTTGGAAAATTCACTTCTAATAGCTTGCGTACTCAGTTAAATTATAAGAAAAATTGGCATAGAAATGCTATTTCTGCTATTATTGGCTATGAAATTTCAGAATCTTTAGCCGGTTTAAACCGAACAACTAAATATGGATATGATCAGAATTCAGGCAAATCTGTTGCGGTAGATACAACGAGCTCTTTTGAGCTAAACCCAAAGGGGTTAGGCCAAATAGGAACCCATTATAGGTTTTTTAGGAAAACAGACAGAATGCGTTCCTCTTATTTGAATGCTACCTACTCTTATGATGGCAGATATACCATATCCGGGAGTGCCAGGGTTGATGGTTCTAATTATTTTGGAGTAAAAACGAATCAAAAATATGTTCCATTATGGTCTGCAGGGGTATTATGGAATATTGACGGGGAAAGCTTTTATGCGTTAAACTGGCTACCTATCTTAAAACTTAGAGCATCATATGGTTATAATGGTAATTTAAACAAATCATATACAGGAATTACCACCTTTATATATAGCCCAGACGGAGCTGCCTTGACCAACCTCCCTTATGGAGTAATTGTAAATATTGGCAACCCTGAGCTAAAATGGGAAAAGGTTGCAATTGCCAATGTAGGATTAGAATTTGGATTTAAAAAACCTGCACTTAGAGGAAAGGTAGAATATTACATTAAAAATGGTTCTGATATACTAGGGGATAAAGCTTTCCCATCCAATACCGGCATTACAGTTTTAAGAGGAAACTATTCCAAAATGAAGGCTAAAGGATTTGATATTTCTTTAATTTCGGAAAACTTAAATGGAAAACTGAGATGGACAACCTCATTTATGCTCTCTGCAGTACACGATTGGGTTTCGGATTATGATGTTACTGAACCTTCCAGTGTTCGCTATGTTGGAGATTACAGTTATTCACCTGCTCTAAATAAACCTGTATATGGAATTTATAGTTACAAATGGGCAGGATTAGATCCAATAAATGGAGATCCAAGAGGTTATGTAAACGGACAGGTTAGTAAGGATTATTTTACTATCCTTAAAAAGGATGCTGCTGATTTGGAATACAATGGCCCGGCACGACCTACCATTTTTGGAGGCTTAAGTAATACTTTTACCCTTAAAAAATTCACATTATCTTTTAATCTTAGTTATAAATTAGGCTATTATTTCAGAAAACCTTCTGTAAATTATTATGACATGTATAATGTTAATATTAATTATTATATGAATAGTGATTTTGAAAATCGCTGGAAAAAAAGTGGTGATGAAGCCATTACCAATGTACCTTCACAAGGAATATTTGGTGAGGATAATTCTCGTGACAGATTCTACAATGGTTCTTCTGCAACAGTAGCCCGTGGAGATCATATTCGATTGCAGGATGTAAATTTCAGTTATGATTTTAATATTATTAACTGGAAAGGAATTCCTATTAAGCAATTACAACTATATTTTTATGCAAATAATTTGGGAGTTATCTGGAAGGCAAATGACTTTGGCTTAGATCCTGACCTGGTACTATCGGGTAATAATTTTTCCTACCCGATAACAAAAAGTTTTGCTTTTGGATTTAAAGCCAGTTTTTAATTGAGATGAAAACAAAGAAAATAATTCTGCCTATTACTATAATTTTGATAGCTTCTTTAGCTTCGTGTAAAAAAGGGTGGTTGGAAGCGAATCCCGATGATTCATTAATTGTTCCAAATACCCTTCAAGATTATCAGGCCCTACTTGACAATACCGGTCAGACTTTTAATAATTCCCAAACCGGTGGTTTAGCTGAAATTGCTTCTGGCGATTTCTATATTCTCTATACTTCCTGGCAATCGCTCTTTAACACTCAGGAAAAAGCAGCTTACATCTGGGAGGAAACACCTAAGTTTTATAATAACGAACCGAGTTTCGATTGGGTAAATTCTTATAGAAGAATATTAAACTCTAATGTTATTCTAAATGGCATTAGAAAGATAAGGGTTCCTTCTACAAAACAAAATGAATGGAACAATATAACAGGGAGTGCGTTGTTTTTTCGCTCATTTGATTTTTTTAATCTTGCTCAGGAATATTGTAAAAGCTATGAACAAAATACTGCAAGATCAGAATTAGGTTTACCCTTAAGACTGGATTACAATGTGAATATACAACTGCAACGCGCTACGCTTCAGCAAACTTATGACCAGATTATTGTTGATTTAAAATCAGCTGCACCTCTGTTGGGCACCAAGCCTTTGTTTAAAACCAGACCATCTAAACAGGCGGTTTTTGCTTTGTTGGCCAGAACTTATCTGGCTATGGAAAATTACAGCCAGGCAAAACTTTATACTGACTCGGCTCTTCAAATCCAATCCGAACTTATGGACTATTCAGCTTTGAACCCGGATGTCTCCTACCCGATCCAAAGATTTAATCCGGAAGTAATATTCCATAGCACTTTTAGTTACGGGATTTTTAATGCTTCCAGATTAATTGTTGAACCAGCATTGCTTGATTCATATTCCCAGGGAGATTATCGCCGTAAGGTTTTCTTTAAAGACAATCCTAATGGCAGAACAACCTACAAAGGTAGCTATGCCAATGACAAGAACTTATTTGGCGGTTTAGCTACGGATGAGCTTTACCTAATCCGTGCAGAATGCAATGCCAGAATTGGCAATATTACTACTGCACTGGCAGATTTGAACCATCTTTTAAAAACCAGATGGAACTTTAGCTACAAGGAACTTAATGCAGACAATGCTGAACAGGTTCTAACTTTTATATTAAAAGAGAGAAGAAAAGAATTAATATTCCGTGGACTTAGATGGCAAGATCTCAGACGATTAAATAAGGATAACAGGTTTGCTACCACCTTGACAAGAACATTAAACAATCAGATATACACACTTCCTCCAAACGATAAAAAATATGTTTTTCCAATAGACGAAATGGAATTGAAGCTAAGTGGAATTCAGCAAAATGATAGATGATAAAATAGTTAACAGGGGTAGGTAGCACCCCCATAACTTATTTACTATTCGAAACGACCTGTAGTTACAGACCCAGCGACAAATGATATGCCAGTAGTTGGCAATAGTGTTCCGTCACCAGTTGGGGGTGCATTGGTTCCAATATCCCATTGTGCTGAACACACCTCACCGCCAACTTCACACCTATCGCCGGAATAATAAATATATCCTCTGGGATCAGTAGGAAGAGGATATGTTGTGCCTACCTTATAATATGTAATAATCGGACCACTTTTAATTGTAGTAAATGCACTGAAACCAAATGCAATACCGGCAACCAATACACCCAGTGCCGCTTTTTTAATGTTATTCATTTTTAAAATTTTAATTGAAATGAAGCTGTATTTATTTTAACAGGTTACAGCAATTACCTGTTTCACGCGCGTAAAATCTTTATTTTTTATAAATGTAAATTCCTGTAAAAGCCAGTAACACAAAGCCTAGATTAAACCAGATATGCTGTTGCCAGGTCATTGTACTGATCACTCCCCCACAATGGCAGGGTAATTTATTACCTGAATAAACCATATACAAAAGATACACTGTAAATAGAATCATAAGTCCAAATGAAGCATATAAACCCAATTTTCTAAGTGGAGCCAGGATCAGCAAAATCCCTATAACCATTTCAGTTATTGGAATTCCCCATGCAACCAATTTGCTGTATCCTCCAATTAATGGAGATTTAGCCAATGTTGACGAGAATGACTTGATGCCAAATAATTTGCTCGCTGCAGTATACATAAATAAGGCAAGAATTAAATAAGCAATCACATCAGCCATGATAATTCGCATTTTGGGCGATAAATAAAATTTCGTTTCCATTGTATGATAAATAATAGCAGTTTTAATGATCCAAAAATGAGGTTCCTATATTTTAAAAAAAATATAAAAAACTGCCAAAATAACCAAGAGATTGCATGGCCGAAATTCACACATTAACCAAAAATTTAGGTGATACGCCAAAGCATTTTTTAAAAGCACTGCTAAAATAATGCGGATCTCTGTAACCAACCAGTTCAGCTATTTCATGAATGGGCTTGTTAGTAGTAAGAAGATAGTTTACCCCATAATACATCCTGATTTTAATGATCTGTGCATGTAGCGGTATGCCAAATGCCATTTTTGCTAAGCGCGTAAAATTCCGTTCGGACATCATAAACCTTGCTGCAAGGTCTGATAGGTTATCTACCAGTTCAGTGGCAAAATTCTTTTTCACAAATTCAGCAATTGCATCAGCTTTTTTCTGATAATAAATATGTGTATTGTTTCCGGCAATAAGTCGCTTATAATATTTGTTAATACAACCATTTATAAAAGCATAGATTTCATCATCCAAGTCATTGGTTTTATCATCCATCTTGATAAGCAAATTAAAAATGCTCTCGGATATACCGACGCATGGCAGATTGACATATCTGCTATCTGACTGATTGTAATAGTTTATGAGAGGTTTTATTGTGGTCAGCTTTTTAGCCTTATACATCAACCAATTAGGTTTGAAAGTAATTACTAAAATCTTATGTACTCCACAAGGCACAATTTCATAGTACTCACCAGCGGGACGATAGCATAAGAAGCATGCATTTTTATGTTGCACAACGTACATAATAAAAGAATCTTCTTTTATTAAAAACTGAATATTAGCATCCTGTTTTAGCGAATACTCAAACAACTCAATATGCGCTAAATAGTGACTTATAGATTGAAGGAGAACTTCTCCTTCCTTTATCCTGAATTTTCGGGATTGCCCTTTATGTAGTGCGGTTGTACAGAAATTAGGGAGCGCATTAAAATTAAGAGTTTCCGATTCTGCAACTGCAGATTGGGACTTTAGGATTGATTGCATTGTTTACAGCTTTAATAAGCAGTAAAGTTGTATTATTTCGCAAACTCTATGTTAATACCTGCTGCCTGTTTAAAAGGTGGGTCTGCATCAGGAGTGCTTCTCTGATTTTGTTTTTAAATAAAAAATATACCCCTAAAAATGATATTTTGAACAAACAAAAACAGCCTGTTAATGTAAAAACTTTGATTTTACATTAACAGGCTGAAAAAAAATATAAATAGATTTTAATTAATCTCGAAGCTGTAAGTTGCACCTTTCCAGGTTGCTTTGTAGTCCTTGCCATGGTGCTGACCAGGATTCTTATCCACATCACTCACTTCAACTACGTACCGACCTTTCCATAGCGGCGTAAATTCTGCTACGCCATTATCATCAGTGGTTAGTTCTTTTGCCCAACCATTAGGAGAAAATACTGATATCGTCTTTCCTTTTGCTGCAGCATCATTAAGAAAAGCCTTCAATTGTAGTGATTTATTAGGTTTTGCGAGCAAAACACCATCAACATGCAATTTTAATACATTTGAATTTTGAGTTGCTGCTACTGATGCTTTTCCTACAATAACATCCGCACTAGATAAGAAATGATACTTAGTGGTTCCACCAAGTTCCCTTGCTTCATGACTTACCAACACAGTATACGCACCATTCTGATCAGGAGTAAAAACAGCCTCAAAATGATTTGTTCCGGGGTTTAGTGTCAATTGGGTTTTCTTTTGATCTGGCCCTATCACCCATAACGAAAATTCCTTAACATCAGAATACCATTTGCTCACACTATCACGCTCATTGGCTACGTACTCGCCGTAAAATACCTTTACAGATTGTTTCTGTCCTACTTTACCAGATGCGGCTGTTTCTATCCACAGGGCATGAGCAAAAATACT contains the following coding sequences:
- a CDS encoding FkbM family methyltransferase is translated as MKNKISPLTLFQPNKLRVLLSLGLKGYLADKGWFDAYKTKSAIDEAGKPIAWVTYSFIDFIKERLNKLQSVFEFGSGNSTFFYAGLAGEVYSVEHDKIWFKKNKASMLRNVHLIFCNLIPNGDYCRSAEHTKKKFDVIIIDGRDRVNCCKHAINALTKKGVVVLDDSERSQYAEGVSFLMQNGFKHIPFSGIAPGVIISKCTSVFYRPNNCLNI
- a CDS encoding FecR family protein; this translates as MAILRESNADTLPVYEGNSFIANISYEDLIDFLNQLDNGKNIYFHKLNFDLGTVLIKTRDKKLKPKKISTILVRVAVIAFTILGFAWFSFNNNKIEWPAAFRNETKVVNSKSIVPGSNKATLTLANGETISLSGSQTGIVINGSNITYSDGTRIEAGNEHNSSTSQFNDLKLSTPSGGQYQATLADGTKVWLNAKSSLKFNLSFANSAQRKVELNGEAYFEVTKNARQPFIVIASKQQTEVLGTHFNISSYADERGIKTTLSEGSIKVSSLAVQPNQHDNGVILKPGQQSTFIVDKPIEIDQIDADDAIAWKDGKFAFRKEPLESIMRKLARWYDVEIVYQDPEISKQILGGSFTRSEEISSVLTTLELTGDVHFKIQGKKVVVAK
- a CDS encoding SusC/RagA family TonB-linked outer membrane protein, which encodes MKVNSLLACSILLLLSSSAIGQKLNLVQKRIKLVQVFKEITRQTDYQVIWNEQKLNADKRIDADFVTTPLPEVMNRILSGLPLTYVISKKMIVIKASSTIDINGTVTNEEGELLQGATIKVKGQDKSAITDLKGKYLLKQIDTGAVLIISYIGYQNKESWALNTGNVTLSLKTDDLKEIEIVSTGYQKIARERATGSFALVDSAQYTRRVSKDVFSRLEGITSGLLFNKNTLISNQGALDLSVRGRSTIFANDQPLIILDNFPFNGELNSINPNDIASISVLKDAAAASIWGVRAGNGVIVITTKRGRNKQPLRAFVNSNLTISGKPDLTYNPNYLSSSDYIDIETYLFNNGKYDEILNDPQSNLIVSPVIQILNKQRMGQSSDETNKQLNILRAKDVRNDELKYFYRKPVSQQYAASLSGGTNQSNHYFSAGYDKTNTTIVGNNNNRITINSQNSIRPVKNLELEVGLYYIKSSSKIDSTIANLTSLITPYYQFKDENGQNAILERDFNSHFKNEAINKGFLDWQYVPLNELGKSQDRINNNDFRLNGGLTYNIIPELSATIKYQYQLIDSKRSIYENIDTYHVRSLINQYSILTSGTVSGYNIPLGGILNTTVGKFTSNSLRTQLNYKKNWHRNAISAIIGYEISESLAGLNRTTKYGYDQNSGKSVAVDTTSSFELNPKGLGQIGTHYRFFRKTDRMRSSYLNATYSYDGRYTISGSARVDGSNYFGVKTNQKYVPLWSAGVLWNIDGESFYALNWLPILKLRASYGYNGNLNKSYTGITTFIYSPDGAALTNLPYGVIVNIGNPELKWEKVAIANVGLEFGFKKPALRGKVEYYIKNGSDILGDKAFPSNTGITVLRGNYSKMKAKGFDISLISENLNGKLRWTTSFMLSAVHDWVSDYDVTEPSSVRYVGDYSYSPALNKPVYGIYSYKWAGLDPINGDPRGYVNGQVSKDYFTILKKDAADLEYNGPARPTIFGGLSNTFTLKKFTLSFNLSYKLGYYFRKPSVNYYDMYNVNINYYMNSDFENRWKKSGDEAITNVPSQGIFGEDNSRDRFYNGSSATVARGDHIRLQDVNFSYDFNIINWKGIPIKQLQLYFYANNLGVIWKANDFGLDPDLVLSGNNFSYPITKSFAFGFKASF
- a CDS encoding RagB/SusD family nutrient uptake outer membrane protein, which encodes MKTKKIILPITIILIASLASCKKGWLEANPDDSLIVPNTLQDYQALLDNTGQTFNNSQTGGLAEIASGDFYILYTSWQSLFNTQEKAAYIWEETPKFYNNEPSFDWVNSYRRILNSNVILNGIRKIRVPSTKQNEWNNITGSALFFRSFDFFNLAQEYCKSYEQNTARSELGLPLRLDYNVNIQLQRATLQQTYDQIIVDLKSAAPLLGTKPLFKTRPSKQAVFALLARTYLAMENYSQAKLYTDSALQIQSELMDYSALNPDVSYPIQRFNPEVIFHSTFSYGIFNASRLIVEPALLDSYSQGDYRRKVFFKDNPNGRTTYKGSYANDKNLFGGLATDELYLIRAECNARIGNITTALADLNHLLKTRWNFSYKELNADNAEQVLTFILKERRKELIFRGLRWQDLRRLNKDNRFATTLTRTLNNQIYTLPPNDKKYVFPIDEMELKLSGIQQNDR
- a CDS encoding MauE/DoxX family redox-associated membrane protein, whose product is METKFYLSPKMRIIMADVIAYLILALFMYTAASKLFGIKSFSSTLAKSPLIGGYSKLVAWGIPITEMVIGILLILAPLRKLGLYASFGLMILFTVYLLYMVYSGNKLPCHCGGVISTMTWQQHIWFNLGFVLLAFTGIYIYKK
- a CDS encoding AraC family transcriptional regulator encodes the protein MQSILKSQSAVAESETLNFNALPNFCTTALHKGQSRKFRIKEGEVLLQSISHYLAHIELFEYSLKQDANIQFLIKEDSFIMYVVQHKNACFLCYRPAGEYYEIVPCGVHKILVITFKPNWLMYKAKKLTTIKPLINYYNQSDSRYVNLPCVGISESIFNLLIKMDDKTNDLDDEIYAFINGCINKYYKRLIAGNNTHIYYQKKADAIAEFVKKNFATELVDNLSDLAARFMMSERNFTRLAKMAFGIPLHAQIIKIRMYYGVNYLLTTNKPIHEIAELVGYRDPHYFSSAFKKCFGVSPKFLVNV
- a CDS encoding DUF4198 domain-containing protein, whose translation is MKKLTFLALTLVFSFVTTSIFAHALWIETAASGKVGQKQSVKVFYGEYVANERDSVSKWYSDVKEFSLWVIGPDQKKTQLTLNPGTNHFEAVFTPDQNGAYTVLVSHEARELGGTTKYHFLSSADVIVGKASVAATQNSNVLKLHVDGVLLAKPNKSLQLKAFLNDAAAKGKTISVFSPNGWAKELTTDDNGVAEFTPLWKGRYVVEVSDVDKNPGQHHGKDYKATWKGATYSFEIN